From one Thamnophis elegans isolate rThaEle1 chromosome 9, rThaEle1.pri, whole genome shotgun sequence genomic stretch:
- the LOC116513284 gene encoding LOW QUALITY PROTEIN: RING finger protein 145-like (The sequence of the model RefSeq protein was modified relative to this genomic sequence to represent the inferred CDS: inserted 1 base in 1 codon; deleted 1 base in 1 codon), translated as MVMKCRGGTKCFFTQGQAILEVTGTLFVYGLFLSELLQRRPPWRRWTEILYCVQAVSRVLEFLVALCVVSYGTWGSIVGEWTWLGASVIIVHCYFNVWLRARSGWKNFXARWEAAKKIGLLPRATSRQLEDHNDLCAICFQEMTLAVIMPCGHIFHEGCLRKWFYVQDTCPLCHQAVQVPATREVQRSHAGAEETFQPERGRSVSHQNTADANNDSPLDPGTSSCAEQPGLRPRGSAGKTL; from the exons GTGACGGGGACCCTCTTCGTCTACGGCCTCTTCCTGTCCGAGCTCCTGCAGAGAAGACCCCcgtggagaagatggactgaaaTCCTTTACTGCGTCCAGGCCGTCAGCCGGGTGCTGGAGTTCCTGGTGGCCCTGTGTGTGGTGAGCTACGGCACCTGGGGCTCCATCGTGGGGGAGTGGACGTGGCTGGGGGCCTCGGTCATCATCGTT CACTGCTACTTCAACGTCTGGCTGAGGGCCCGATCCGGCTGGAAGAACT TCGCTCGCTGGGAGGCCGCCAAGAAGATCGGCTTGCTACCGAGGGCCACCAGCAGGCAGCTGGAGGACCACAACGACCTGTGTGCCATCTGCTTCCAG gAAATGACCCTCGCCGTGATCATGCCCTGCGGCCACATTTTCCACGAAGGCTGCCTTCGCAAGTGGTTCTATGTGCAGGACACCTGTCCCCTCTGCCACCAGGCGGTTCAAGTCCCGGCGACCCGGGAAGTCCAGCGAAGCCACGCTGGAGCAGAGGAGACATTCCAGCCGGAGCGTGGCCGATCCGTCAGCCACCAGAACACAGCAGACGCCAACAATGACAGCCCGCTGGACCCCGGCACGTCGAGTTGCGCAGAGCAGCCTGGGCTTCGGCCACGGGGGTCTGCTGGGAAGACCCTGTGA